A portion of the Lolium rigidum isolate FL_2022 chromosome 1, APGP_CSIRO_Lrig_0.1, whole genome shotgun sequence genome contains these proteins:
- the LOC124684674 gene encoding glycine-rich cell wall structural protein-like — protein MASTKGLLLVVLTLLLAAAFLVAGGAAGRTQAKEEEAEAGVPRGHYHHGGVSGADAHGSGCKMGCCGRGEGRCRCCANADEIPEPMYRPAVEVHN, from the exons ATGGCGTCCACGAAGGGTCTCCTCCTCGTCGTGCTTACTCTCCTGCTTGCTGCTGCtttcctcgtcgccggcggcgcagCTGGCCGAACTC AggccaaggaggaggaggccgaagccGGCGTGCCACGGGGCCACTATCACCATGGCGGCGTCAGCGGCGCCGACGCTCACGGCAGCGGATGCAAGATGGGCTGCTGCGGGCGGGGGGAGGGTCGCTGCCGCTGCTGCGCTAACGCCGACGAGATCCCGGAGCCGATGTACCGGCCGGCGGTGGAGGTCCACAACTGA
- the LOC124684672 gene encoding beta-glucosidase 25: MGFLPLVLVHILVSFAACAEAIRRADFPPGFTFGTASSAYQYEGAVDEGQRGPTIWDTLAKRPGRVIDFSNADVAVDHYHRYKEDVDLMKDIGVDAYRFSISWSRIFPNGTGKPNEEGLSYYNSLIDVLLDKGIQPYVTLFHWDLPQALEDKYGGWLNSQIVEDFVHYASTCFQEFGDRVKHWITVNEPHNFAIDGYDFGIQAPGRCSILSHLFCKDGKSSTEPYIVAHNILLAHAGVFHTYKQYFKKKQGGLIGIALDSKWYEPLSDVDEDREAAARAMDFELGWFLDPLMFGHYPASMQKLVGDRLPQFSNQESQLVSGSLDFVGINHYTTLYARNDRMRIRKLVMNDASTDSAIISTAYRNGKKIGETAASSWLHIVPWGLFNLMKHVKEKYGNPPVFITENGMDDANNRFSRLETVLQDDKRIQYHNDYMSSLLDAIRKEGCNVQGYFVWSLLDNWEWNSGYTVRFGLYYIDYNNNLTRIPKASVEWFSQVLAQKTAIM, translated from the exons ATGGGTTTCTTACCACTGGTTCTGGTTCATATCCTTGTCAGCTTTGCCGCTTGTGCTGAGGCCATAAGGAGAGCAGACTTCCCTCCCGGGTTTACCTTCGGCACAGCTTCTTCCGCTTACCAG TACGAGGGCGCTGTCGATGAGGGTCAACGCGGGCCTACGATATGGGATACTCTAGCGAAACGACCTG GGCGGGTGATAGATTTCAGCAATGCAGATGTTGCTGTTGACCACTACCATCGTTACAAG GAAGATGTGGACTTGATGAAGGATATTGGCGTGGATGCATACCGGTTCTCTATCTCATGGTCACGCATCTTCCCAA ATGGAACAGGCAAACCTAATGAAGAAGGATTGAGTTACTATAACAGCCTCATAGATGTTCTATTAGATAAAG GTATCCAACCATATGTAACACTCTTCCACTGGGACCTTCCGCAAGCACTGGAAGACAAATACGGTGGCTGGTTAAACTCGCAAATTGT GGAGGATTTTGTTCACTATGCATCTACTTGCTTCCAGGAATTCGGAGATAGAGTGAAGCACTGGATAACTGTTAATGAGCCCCATAACTTTGCAATTGATGGTTACGATTTTGGCATCCAAGCACCTGGGAGGTGCTCCATTTTGTCTCATTTGTTCTGTAAGGATGGTAAATCATCAACCGAACCATATATTGTAGCCCACAACATACTCTTGGCTCATGCTGGTGTTTTTCATACTTACAAGCAATATTTTAAG aaaaaacaaggaggcctCATTGGAATTGCACTTGATTCCAAGTGGTATGAACCATTGTCAGATGTCGATGAAGACAGAGAAGCGGCAGCACGGGCAATGGACTTTGAGCTTGGATG GTTCTTGGATCCCTTAATGTTTGGCCACTACCCTGCCTCCATGCAGAAACTTGTAGGCGACAGGCTGCCTCAGTTTTCAAATCAGGAGTCACAATTAGTATCTGGCTCACTAGATTTTGTAGGCATAAACCACTACACAACATTATATGCTAGGAACGACAGGATGCGGATCAGGAAACTTGTAATGAATGATGCTTCAACCGATTCTGCTATCATCTCAACTG CTTACAGGAATGGAAAGAAGATAGGAGAAACG GCAGCATCAAGTTGGCTGCACATAGTTCCCTGGGGCTTGTTCAATCTGATGAAACATGTTAAAGAGAAGTACGGAAATCCACCTGTGTTCATTACCGAGAATG GCATGGATGATGCAAACAACCGGTTTTCCAGACTAGAAACTGTCCTGCAAGATGATAAAAGGATACAGTACCACAATGACTATATGTCTAGCCTCCTAGATGCTATAAG GAAGGAAGGTTGCAATGTCCAAGGTTACTTTGTATGGTCGCTGCTTGATAACTGGGAGTGGAACTCAGGGTACACTGTGCGGTTCGGCCTTTACTATATTGACTACAACAACAACTTGACAAGGATACCCAAAGCGTCAGTCGAGTGGTTCAGTCAGGTTCTGGCCCAGAAGACTGCGATCATGTAG
- the LOC124684673 gene encoding 50S ribosomal protein L24, chloroplastic-like, whose product MAGMAALQGAMGALSISAPGATASTSAFWGNPLATYSAAPSGVRFMVKTSPIEMRLKRWERKKCKPNSLPMLHKMHVRVGDTVQVIAGREKGKVGEVVRLYKHNSTVIVKDLNMKSKHKKGTDDEPGEIVMIEGPIHSSNMMLFSKEKNVTSRVGHKLLEDGTKVRYLKKTGEVIDSVENWAKVFKEGDSE is encoded by the exons ATGGCTGGAATGGCGGCGCTGCAGGGGGCCATGGGGGCGCTctccatctccgcgcccggcgccACGGCGAGCACCAGCGCCTTCTGGGGGAACCCGCTCGCCACCTACTCCGCCGCGCCGTCTGGG GTCAGGTTTATGGTGAAGACTAGCCCAATTGAAATGAGG CTTAAGCGATGGGAACGGAAGAAGTGCAAACCAAACAGTCTTCCTATGCTGCACAAGATGCATGTTAGGGTTGGCGACACAGTACAGGTCATTGCAGGCCGTGAGAAAGGTAAGGTTGGCGAAGTCGTACGGCTTTACAAGCACAACAGCACTGTGATAGTGAAGGACCTGAACATGAAGTCAAAGCACAAGAAAGGAACAGATGATGAACCGGGTGAAATTGTCATG ATCGAAGGCCCCATTCACAGCTCGAACATGATGCTCTTCTCGAAGGAGAAGAACGTGACGAGTAGAGTTGGGCACAAACTCCTCGAGGACGGCACCAAGGTTCGCTACCTGAAGAAGACTGGCGAAGTAATTGACAGCGTCGAGAACTGGGCGAAGGTGTTCAAGGAAGGAGATTCAGAGTAG